The following coding sequences lie in one Miscanthus floridulus cultivar M001 chromosome 9, ASM1932011v1, whole genome shotgun sequence genomic window:
- the LOC136481375 gene encoding receptor-like protein EIX2, whose translation MLVLLCCCCLFLSTQQQQQPAAGGNRASPSCIPHERDALLAFKHGVTSDPGGVLSSWRRDGRHDEQDCCRWRGVRCSNRTGHVHELRLRGGGTFRPDFAGQISPSLLALDHLEHLDLSGNDLAGPMGRLPEFLGSLKNLKYLSLSGIPFYGGLPPQLGNLSRLQYLNLMGGTNSTDLSWLTHIPSIQYLNLNGVDLSTVADWPRVMNMLPSLRALHLSGCSLASANQSLPHLNLTNLEELHASDNSFHHPMVTSWFWNITSLRFLDLSYTSMYGQFPDALGVMTSLQVLDLSNYYYYCDYHDDDKNMRSMTVDLKNLCNLEVLNLECTLLYGDVAELFRNLPRCSPNKLQKLDLGSNHLTGMLPRWMGQFMSLVVLNLGENYITGHVPYEIGKLSNLTHLDLNTNKLDGTITEEHFASARSLQYIDLSYNALKIEISSDWQPPFELEIVNFASCQMGPLFPGWLQWSVSITYLDISSAGIADRIPQRFFDAFSNVWFMNISNNQLNGTLPADMGSMSLLELYIGSNKLTGQIPTLPPNIHTLDLSNNFLLGPLPSATRSANLSQLYLFSNRLTGQIPESFCKYQQLFMLDLSNNFLEGEPPLCLGVTEYMEFVALSNNSLSGKFPSFLQKLTNVLFLDLSWNKFSGRLPMWIGSLTSLRVIGLSHNKFFGSIPVNITNLSCLEYMDLNNNKISGSLPIYLSNFKFMTNTSMMGCYYSPKTFYSHLNSLSTVWMRTISSDLNSLSTVWKGRELNYGSIQRILDTSMASIDLSSNDLTGEIPEEIVVLDALVNLNLSRNHLTGVIPKKIGEMRSLQSLDLSRNMLLGEIPATVSNLTFLSYLELSYNDLTGRIPSGVQLDTLYAEYPSMYIGNIGLCGHPLQNNCSSERHAPKQGGLGRTEEGYGIPFFYLGLGCGFVVGTWIAFGVLLFKRNWRIACFRLSDKLYDKVYVLVATWARARQTQTD comes from the coding sequence ATGCTCGTgttgctctgctgctgctgcttgttcctctccacgcagcagcagcagcagccagccgcCGGTGGTAACCGAGCGAGCCCAAGCTGCATACCACACGAGAGGGACGCCCTGCTGGCATTCAAGCACGGCGTCACCAGCGACCCTGGCGGAGTCCTCAGCTCGTGGCGGCGAGACGGTCGCCACGACGAGCAAGACTGCTGCCGGTGGAGAGGCGTCCGGTGCAGCAACCGAACTGGCCACGTCCATGAGCTTCGACTTAGAGGTGGAGGCACCTTCCGACCAGATTTTGCCGGCCAGATAAGTCCTTCTTTGCTTGCTCTGGATCACCTAGAGCACCTTGACCTCAGCGGGAATGATCTAGCAGGGCCAATGGGTCGTCTTCCCGAGTTCTTGGGCTCTCTAAAGAATCTCAAGTACCTTAGCCTCTCTGGCATACCGTTCTATGGTGGCCTACCTCCCCAACTTGGCAACTTGTCAAGGCTGCAGTATCTTAACTTGATGGGAGGCACGAACTCGACGGATCTCTCATGGTTAACACACATTCCTTCCATACAATATCTTAACTTGAACGGAGTGGACCTCAGCACAGTAGCGGATTGGCCTCGTGTCATGAATATGCTTCCTTCTTTGAGGGCCCTCCATCTTTCAGGCTGCTCTCTTGCAAGCGCAAACCAGTCGCTGCCACACCTGAACCTTACAAATCTCGAGGAGCTCCATGCCTCCGACAACTCCTTCCACCATCCAATGGTGACCAGCTGGTTCTGGAACATAACAAGCCTTAGATTCCTTGACCTCAGCTACACTAGTATGTACGGTCAATTTCCGGATGCTCTGGGAGTCATGACATCCCTGCAAGTCCTTGATCTttcaaattattattattattgtgattatcatgatgatgacaagaacatGCGCAGCATGACCGTGGATCTGAAGAACCTATGCAATTTGGAGGTCCTGAACCTTGAATGCACTCTCTTATATGGCGACGTAGCTGAGCTGTTTAGGAATCTACCTCGATGTTCACCCAACAAATTGCAAAAATTGGACCTCGGTTCGAACCATTTAACTGGGATGTTACCAAGATGGATGGGGCAATTCATGAGCTTGGTTGTTCTGAATCTAGGTGAGAACTACATCACAGGACATGTTCCATATGAGATTGGTAAGCTTAGTAATCTGACCCATCTGGATCTAAATACAAATAAACTGGATGGTACGATAACTGAGGAACACTTTGCTAGTGCAAGGAGCTTGCAATATATAGACTTGTCATATAATGCCCTCAAGATTGAGATCAGCTCGGACTGGCAACCACCATTTGAATTAGAAATTGTAAACTTTGCATCCTGCCAGATGGGCCCACTGTTTCCTGGGTGGCTTCAGTGGAGTGTGAGCATCACCTATCTTGATATCTCGAGTGCAGGTATAGCTGATAGGATTCCACAACGGTTCTTCGATGCCTTTTCAAATGTTTGGTTCATGAACATCTCCAACAATCAACTCAACGGAACTTTGCCGGCTGATATGGGCTCCATGTCACTTCTGGAACTCTACATCGGTTCAAACAAATTAACTGGTCAGATACCAACGCTGCCACCAAACATACATACCTTGGACTTGTCCAATAACTTCTTGTTAGGACCTCTGCCCTCTGCTACTAGATCCGCCAATCTAAGTCAACTTTATCTGTTCTCCAACCGACTCACTGGTCAAATTCCTGAATCTTTTTGTAAATATCAGCAATTATTTATGTTGGACTTATCCAACAATTTTTTGGAGGGAGAACCACCGTTGTGCCTCGGGGTAACGGAATATATGGAATTTGTAGCCTTAAGTAACAATAGTTTGTCAGGAAAGTTCCCGTCTTTTCTGCAAAAATTGACAAATGTGCTCTTCCTAGATTTGTCTTGGAACAAATTCTCTGGAAGATTGCCAATGTGGATTGGAAGCTTAACATCATTAAGAGTTATAGGATTAAGTCACAACAAGTTCTTTGGTAGCATTCCAGTGAACATCACAAACCTTTCTTGCCTTGAGTACATGGACCTAAATAACAATAAGATATCAGGCTCTCTGCCGATCTACctatcaaattttaaatttatgACAAACACATCCATGATGGGTTGTTATTACAGCCCTAAGACATTTTATTCTCATCTTAATAGTTTGTCTACGGTCTGGATGAGGACAATTTCTTCTGATCTTAATAGTTTGTCTACGGTCTGGAAGGGGCGGGAATTGAACTATGGTTCCATTCAAAGAATTTTGGACACAAGTATGGCGAGCATTGATTTATCTTCAAACGACTTAACCGGTGAAATTCCAGAAGAAATAGTTGTTCTTGATGCGCTTGTGAATTTGAATCTATCAAGGAACCACTTGACTGGAGTTATTCCAAAGAAGATCGGGGAAATGCGATCACTGCAATCATTGGACCTCTCGAGGAACATGCTTTTAGGGGAAATACCAGCCACTGTATCAAATCTGACGTTCTTAAGTTACTTGGAATTATCATACAACGATCTTACAGGAAGAATTCCATCGGGAGTACAGCTTGATACCCTGTATGCAGAGTATCCATCTATGTACATTGGCAACATCGGTCTTTGTGGACATCCTCTTCAAAACAATTGCTCGAGTGAGCGTCATGCACCAAAGCAAGGTGGCCTGGGAAGAACTGAAGAAGGTTATGGGATACCATTCTTTTATCTTGGACTCGGGTGCGGCTTCGTGGTTGGTACATGGATTGCATTTGGTGTTTTGTTGTTCAAGAGAAACTGGAGAATTGCTTGCTTTCGACTCTCGGACAAGTTGTACGACAAAGTATATGTCCTTGTTGCTACATGGGCTAGAGCAAGACAAACACAAACTGATTAG